One region of Priestia megaterium genomic DNA includes:
- a CDS encoding YjcZ family sporulation protein — protein MYNYDCYDPCHHGGYHHLYDTCHYPIGGYHHCGTGQSFALIVVLFILLIIIGCTCFC, from the coding sequence ATGTATAACTACGATTGTTACGACCCATGCCATCACGGAGGCTATCACCACCTATATGATACTTGCCACTATCCAATTGGCGGTTATCATCATTGCGGAACGGGCCAGTCATTTGCATTAATTGTTGTGCTATTTATTTTATTAATCATCATTGGCTGCACTTGTTTTTGCTGA
- a CDS encoding NAD(P)/FAD-dependent oxidoreductase, with protein MNSNYDVIVVGAGPAGIFTCYELTLKLPEATILLIDKGHDIYRRNCPILQKKIEKCPPAVGRKEFAGCLPACSITNGFGGAGAYSDGKFNITSEFGGWMTDYLSESQVVDLIKYVDEINLKHGATDTITDPLTDKVREIEKRGYAAGLKLLRAQVRHLGTEQNLEILKSIYEYLKEKIDMQYKTEVADLITEKEDGQHIVRGIELKNGDRITADKVVVSPGRDGSKWMSDLLKKRRLKMINNQVDIGVRVETSNVVMEEINKHLYEGKFIYNTSVGTRVRTFCSNPSGHVVVENHSGIMLANGHAYKDPKLGSQNTNFALLVSHKFSDPFDQPNEYAHEVSRLANMLSNGGLVVQKYGDILKGRRSTANRIKEGFLEPTLKEAVPGDLGLVLPYNTMKSLIEMTEALDHVTPGLASEHTLFYGVEAKFYSARPKLNDKFETEISGLYVGGDGAGITRGLAQASACGVWVARDIVEKLKNRKASSEPVTV; from the coding sequence ATGAACTCAAATTATGATGTTATTGTGGTAGGGGCAGGACCCGCTGGAATTTTTACTTGCTATGAGCTAACGTTAAAATTACCGGAAGCAACTATTTTATTAATCGATAAAGGACACGATATCTATCGACGTAATTGTCCGATTCTTCAGAAAAAAATTGAAAAATGTCCGCCTGCAGTTGGCAGAAAAGAGTTTGCTGGCTGTTTGCCTGCTTGTTCTATCACAAATGGTTTCGGTGGAGCCGGCGCATATTCAGATGGGAAGTTTAATATCACCAGTGAATTTGGAGGCTGGATGACGGATTATCTGTCTGAATCACAGGTGGTAGATTTAATTAAATACGTGGATGAAATTAATTTAAAACACGGAGCAACCGATACGATTACGGATCCGTTAACTGATAAAGTTCGTGAAATTGAAAAACGCGGATACGCAGCAGGATTAAAGCTATTGCGTGCCCAAGTGCGTCATTTAGGAACAGAGCAAAATTTAGAAATTTTAAAAAGCATTTATGAATACTTAAAAGAAAAAATTGATATGCAGTATAAAACGGAAGTAGCCGATTTAATAACAGAAAAAGAAGATGGTCAGCATATCGTGCGCGGTATTGAATTGAAGAATGGTGACAGAATTACGGCTGATAAAGTCGTGGTTTCACCAGGTCGAGACGGCTCGAAGTGGATGAGCGACTTACTAAAAAAACGCCGTTTGAAAATGATTAACAATCAAGTAGACATCGGTGTTCGAGTAGAAACATCTAACGTTGTTATGGAAGAAATCAACAAGCACTTGTACGAAGGGAAATTTATTTACAATACGTCTGTAGGTACAAGAGTCAGAACGTTCTGCAGCAATCCTTCAGGGCATGTGGTAGTAGAGAATCATTCAGGGATTATGTTAGCAAATGGACACGCATACAAAGATCCGAAGCTTGGAAGTCAAAATACGAACTTTGCGCTGCTTGTTTCTCATAAATTTTCGGATCCATTTGATCAGCCGAACGAATATGCGCACGAAGTATCAAGATTAGCTAATATGCTGTCAAACGGAGGCTTAGTTGTTCAAAAGTATGGAGATATTTTAAAGGGGCGCCGTTCAACAGCGAATCGAATTAAAGAAGGCTTTTTAGAACCAACGTTAAAAGAAGCTGTCCCTGGTGATTTGGGTTTAGTGCTTCCATACAATACAATGAAAAGCTTAATTGAAATGACAGAAGCACTGGATCATGTAACGCCTGGGTTAGCATCTGAACATACGCTGTTTTACGGTGTGGAAGCGAAATTTTACTCCGCCCGTCCGAAGTTAAACGATAAGTTTGAAACTGAAATTTCCGGTTTATACGTGGGAGGAGACGGAGCTGGTATTACGCGAGGACTCGCGCAGGCAAGTGCGTGTGGTGTGTGGGTAGCGCGTGACATTGTTGAAAAATTAAAGAATCGTAAAGCAAGTTCTGAACCTGTTACTGTATAA
- a CDS encoding ATP-binding protein: MEKEKVFQQLFSMSFTPMLVMNMDGDIQILNEACCHLFKTTEERLLSCNVFEEPNRFFIEKHEVEPLRKQEEEVVLLKKKVDQQFPMHIHIQRTEEDIPLLVVQWKEFSSSIEKQEEVIRKMKQYKQFVQQSQDAFIVTREGRIQYLNPAGVKLLGGEKKEEYIGRPWLHFIHPEHLEIVKERMVQLMNGMSVRPRVDVKLLTKKGVVIIESSATKIKFEGQDAIQYIIRDVTDRKKYDEMASKSEKLTMVSKLAAGVAHEIRNPMTAIKGFIQLLKASKQYNEEYNDIMLEELNRVESIIQEFLTLAKPKIENSYHPKSLNQIIRHVTLLLDTHANYKNCRIINEISDEITIFCEENALKQVFINLIQNALESMSKGTVKVTVEKRNEYGMVIIEDEGCGIDEQSLARLGEPFYSTKQTGTGLGLMISYRIIEQHQGHISFASKVGVGTKVEIALPYIKEPVNIS; the protein is encoded by the coding sequence ATGGAAAAGGAAAAAGTATTTCAACAGCTATTTTCAATGTCATTTACACCAATGCTCGTAATGAATATGGATGGCGATATTCAAATTTTAAATGAAGCTTGCTGCCACCTTTTTAAAACGACGGAGGAACGGCTTCTTTCCTGTAATGTATTTGAAGAGCCAAATCGCTTTTTTATTGAAAAGCATGAAGTGGAACCGTTAAGAAAGCAAGAGGAAGAAGTTGTTTTACTTAAGAAAAAAGTAGATCAGCAGTTTCCGATGCATATCCATATTCAGCGCACGGAAGAAGATATTCCGCTCTTAGTTGTTCAGTGGAAAGAGTTTTCCTCAAGTATTGAAAAGCAAGAGGAAGTCATTCGGAAAATGAAGCAATATAAGCAGTTTGTCCAGCAAAGTCAAGATGCATTTATTGTAACGAGAGAAGGCAGAATCCAATATTTGAATCCCGCTGGTGTTAAACTTCTTGGCGGCGAGAAAAAAGAAGAGTATATCGGGCGTCCTTGGCTTCACTTTATTCATCCCGAACATTTAGAAATTGTAAAAGAACGAATGGTTCAGCTGATGAATGGAATGTCCGTGAGGCCACGTGTTGATGTGAAACTATTGACTAAAAAAGGGGTCGTCATTATTGAATCTTCGGCAACCAAAATTAAGTTTGAAGGACAGGATGCCATTCAGTATATTATTCGCGACGTAACGGATCGAAAAAAATATGATGAAATGGCAAGCAAATCTGAAAAGCTTACAATGGTGAGCAAGCTAGCGGCAGGAGTAGCACATGAAATCCGTAATCCAATGACGGCGATTAAAGGGTTTATTCAGCTGCTAAAAGCATCGAAACAGTATAATGAAGAATACAATGATATTATGCTTGAAGAATTGAATCGCGTCGAATCCATTATTCAAGAATTTTTAACGCTGGCCAAGCCTAAAATTGAAAATTCATACCATCCGAAAAGTCTCAATCAAATCATACGTCACGTGACATTACTATTAGATACACACGCCAATTATAAAAATTGTCGTATTATTAATGAGATTAGTGATGAGATTACAATCTTTTGTGAAGAAAATGCGCTTAAACAAGTTTTTATTAATTTAATTCAAAATGCGCTTGAGTCAATGAGCAAAGGTACAGTTAAAGTTACCGTTGAGAAAAGAAATGAATACGGCATGGTCATTATCGAGGATGAAGGATGTGGAATTGATGAGCAATCTTTAGCTCGGCTAGGTGAACCATTTTATTCCACCAAACAAACAGGAACTGGGCTAGGATTAATGATTAGCTACCGAATAATCGAACAGCATCAAGGGCATATTTCATTTGCGAGTAAAGTAGGAGTAGGAACAAAAGTAGAAATTGCTCTTCCGTATATTAAAGAACCAGTGAACATTTCGTAG